A single genomic interval of Antechinus flavipes isolate AdamAnt ecotype Samford, QLD, Australia chromosome 1, AdamAnt_v2, whole genome shotgun sequence harbors:
- the MCOLN1 gene encoding mucolipin-1 isoform X1 codes for MADPAGRSGSERAPLLSPSSGPGYGSQGESLPVSEEEDLRRRLKYFFMSPCDKFRAKGRKPFKLMLQVAKILIVTIQLILFGLSNQIVVMFREENTVAFKHLFLKNYADGADDSYAVYTQADLNQSIIFAVDQYLRIPEQSLGRYAYVPGGGGPEANGSALALCQQYYRHGHIDPANDTFDIDPMVITDCVRVDPAERYPQPPDEDSLLAQGSSYKNFTLKFHKLINVTIRFQLKTINLQTIINNEIPDCYTFTVLITFDNKAHSGRVPIRLETSAHIQECKHPSVFGHGDNRFRLFFDVVVILTCALSFLLCARSLLRGFLLQTEFAHFLRRRQGHALSLWERLEFVNGWYILLVASDILTISGTIMKIGIEAKNLASYDVCSILLGTSTLLVWVGVIRYLTFFQKYNILIATLRVALPSVMRFCCCVAVIYLGYCFCGWIVLGPYHMKFRSLSMVSECLFSLINGDDMFVTFAAMQAHSGLVWLFSQLYLYSFISLFIYMVLSLFIALITGSYETIKQHQSEGEAQGSQLQAYIAQCQDSPTSGKFRRGSGSACSLLCCCCSREPSQENSLLVN; via the exons ATGGCGGACCCCGCGGGTCGTAGCGGCTCAG AGCGAGCACCATTGCTTAGTCCCAGCTCAGGTCCTGGCTATGGGTCCCAAGGAGAGTCTCTGCCTGTCAGCGAGGAGGAAGATCTGCGCCGGCGtctcaaatatttctttatgaGCCCCTGTGACAAGTTCCGGGCCAAGGGTCGAAAGCCCTTCAAGCTGATGCTGCAGGTTGCCAAGATCCTCATCGTCACCATCCAG CTCATCCTGTTTGGGCTCAGTAACCAGATTGTGGTGATGTTTCGAGAGGAGAACACAGTAGCTTTCAAACATCTCTTCCTCAAGAATTATGCAGATGGAGCTGATGATAGCTATGCTGTCTATACTCAGGCCGACCTCAACCAGTCCATCATCTTTGCTGTGGATCAG TACTTGCGGATCCCTGAGCAGTCCCTGGGCAGATATGCCTATGTGCCAGGTGGAGGCGGCCCTGAGGCCAACGGCTCGGCTCTGGCATTGTGCCAACAATATTATCGTCATGGGCACATCGATCCTGCCAATGATACCTTTGACATCGATCCGATGGTGATCACCG ATTGTGTCAGGGTGGACCCTGCCGAGCGCTATCCTCAGCCCCCAGATGAGGACTCCCTTCTGGCCCAGGGCAGTAGCTACAAGAACTTCACTCTCAAGTTTCACAA GCTCATCAATGTCACCATCCGCTTCCAGCTCAAGACTATCAACCTGCAGACCATTATCAACAACGAAATCCCGGACTGTTACACCTTCACTGTCCTG ATTACATTTGACAACAAAGCCCACAGTGGGCGAGTCCCTATTCGCTTAGAGACCAGTGCCCACATTCAGGAATGCAAACATCCCAGCGTCTTTGGGCACG GAGACAACCGGTTCCGCCTCTTCTTCGATGTGGTAGTGATTCTGACCTGCGCCCTGTCCTTCCTGCTCTGTGCCCGTTCCCTGCTGCGTGGTTTCCTGCTGCAAACT gAATTTGCCCATTTCCTGCGTCGCCGCCAGGGCCATGCCTTGAGCCTGTGGGAACGGCTGGAGTTTGTGAATGGCTGGTACATCCTTCTTGTAGCCAGTGACATCCTCACCATATCTGGCACTATCATGAAGATTGGCATTGAGGCCAAG AACTTGGCCAGCTATGATGTCTGCAGCATCCTACTGGGCACCTCCACTCTGCTGGTCTGGGTTGGCGTCATCCGGTACCTTACCTTCTTTCAGAAATACAAT ATCCTCATTGCCACGCTTCGAGTGGCTCTGCCCAGCGTCATGCGTTTCTGCTGTTGTGTGGCAGTCATCTACCTGGGCTATTGTTTCTGTGGCTGGATAGTATTGGGACCGTACCACATGAAG TTTCGTTCCCTCTCTATGGTGTCAGAGTGCCTGTTCTCACTCATCAATGGGGATGACATGTTTGTGACTTTTGCTGCCATGCAAGCTCACAGTGGCCTGGTCTGGCTTTTCTCCCAGCTCTATCTCTACTCCTTCATCAGCCTCTTCATTTACATGGTTCTCAGCCTCTTCATTGCTCTCATCACTGGCTCCTATGAGACCATCAAG CAGCACCAGTCGGAGGGCGAGGCTCAGGGCAGCCAGCTCCAGGCCTACATCGCCCAGTGTCAGGACAGCCCCACCTCCGGCAAGTTCCGGCGAGGCAGCGGCTCCGCCTGCAGCCTTCTATGCTGTTGCTGCTCCAG GGAACCTTCACAGGAAAACTCCTTGCTTGTGAACTGA
- the MCOLN1 gene encoding mucolipin-1 isoform X2 — protein MADPAGRSGSERAPLLSPSSGPGYGSQGESLPVSEEEDLRRRLKYFFMSPCDKFRAKGRKPFKLMLQVAKILIVTIQLILFGLSNQIVVMFREENTVAFKHLFLKNYADGADDSYAVYTQADLNQSIIFAVDQYLRIPEQSLGRYAYVPGGGGPEANGSALALCQQYYRHGHIDPANDTFDIDPMVITDCVRVDPAERYPQPPDEDSLLAQGSSYKNFTLKFHKLINVTIRFQLKTINLQTIINNEIPDCYTFTVLITFDNKAHSGRVPIRLETSAHIQECKHPSVFGHGDNRFRLFFDVVVILTCALSFLLCARSLLRGFLLQTEFAHFLRRRQGHALSLWERLEFVNGWYILLVASDILTISGTIMKIGIEAKNLASYDVCSILLGTSTLLVWVGVIRYLTFFQKYNILIATLRVALPSVMRFCCCVAVIYLGYCFCGWIVLGPYHMKFRSLSMVSECLFSLINGDDMFVTFAAMQAHSGLVWLFSQLYLYSFISLFIYMVLSLFIALITGSYETIKHQSEGEAQGSQLQAYIAQCQDSPTSGKFRRGSGSACSLLCCCCSREPSQENSLLVN, from the exons ATGGCGGACCCCGCGGGTCGTAGCGGCTCAG AGCGAGCACCATTGCTTAGTCCCAGCTCAGGTCCTGGCTATGGGTCCCAAGGAGAGTCTCTGCCTGTCAGCGAGGAGGAAGATCTGCGCCGGCGtctcaaatatttctttatgaGCCCCTGTGACAAGTTCCGGGCCAAGGGTCGAAAGCCCTTCAAGCTGATGCTGCAGGTTGCCAAGATCCTCATCGTCACCATCCAG CTCATCCTGTTTGGGCTCAGTAACCAGATTGTGGTGATGTTTCGAGAGGAGAACACAGTAGCTTTCAAACATCTCTTCCTCAAGAATTATGCAGATGGAGCTGATGATAGCTATGCTGTCTATACTCAGGCCGACCTCAACCAGTCCATCATCTTTGCTGTGGATCAG TACTTGCGGATCCCTGAGCAGTCCCTGGGCAGATATGCCTATGTGCCAGGTGGAGGCGGCCCTGAGGCCAACGGCTCGGCTCTGGCATTGTGCCAACAATATTATCGTCATGGGCACATCGATCCTGCCAATGATACCTTTGACATCGATCCGATGGTGATCACCG ATTGTGTCAGGGTGGACCCTGCCGAGCGCTATCCTCAGCCCCCAGATGAGGACTCCCTTCTGGCCCAGGGCAGTAGCTACAAGAACTTCACTCTCAAGTTTCACAA GCTCATCAATGTCACCATCCGCTTCCAGCTCAAGACTATCAACCTGCAGACCATTATCAACAACGAAATCCCGGACTGTTACACCTTCACTGTCCTG ATTACATTTGACAACAAAGCCCACAGTGGGCGAGTCCCTATTCGCTTAGAGACCAGTGCCCACATTCAGGAATGCAAACATCCCAGCGTCTTTGGGCACG GAGACAACCGGTTCCGCCTCTTCTTCGATGTGGTAGTGATTCTGACCTGCGCCCTGTCCTTCCTGCTCTGTGCCCGTTCCCTGCTGCGTGGTTTCCTGCTGCAAACT gAATTTGCCCATTTCCTGCGTCGCCGCCAGGGCCATGCCTTGAGCCTGTGGGAACGGCTGGAGTTTGTGAATGGCTGGTACATCCTTCTTGTAGCCAGTGACATCCTCACCATATCTGGCACTATCATGAAGATTGGCATTGAGGCCAAG AACTTGGCCAGCTATGATGTCTGCAGCATCCTACTGGGCACCTCCACTCTGCTGGTCTGGGTTGGCGTCATCCGGTACCTTACCTTCTTTCAGAAATACAAT ATCCTCATTGCCACGCTTCGAGTGGCTCTGCCCAGCGTCATGCGTTTCTGCTGTTGTGTGGCAGTCATCTACCTGGGCTATTGTTTCTGTGGCTGGATAGTATTGGGACCGTACCACATGAAG TTTCGTTCCCTCTCTATGGTGTCAGAGTGCCTGTTCTCACTCATCAATGGGGATGACATGTTTGTGACTTTTGCTGCCATGCAAGCTCACAGTGGCCTGGTCTGGCTTTTCTCCCAGCTCTATCTCTACTCCTTCATCAGCCTCTTCATTTACATGGTTCTCAGCCTCTTCATTGCTCTCATCACTGGCTCCTATGAGACCATCAAG CACCAGTCGGAGGGCGAGGCTCAGGGCAGCCAGCTCCAGGCCTACATCGCCCAGTGTCAGGACAGCCCCACCTCCGGCAAGTTCCGGCGAGGCAGCGGCTCCGCCTGCAGCCTTCTATGCTGTTGCTGCTCCAG GGAACCTTCACAGGAAAACTCCTTGCTTGTGAACTGA